In Arachis hypogaea cultivar Tifrunner chromosome 2, arahy.Tifrunner.gnm2.J5K5, whole genome shotgun sequence, a genomic segment contains:
- the LOC112750269 gene encoding protein N-terminal and lysine N-methyltransferase EFM7 isoform X1: protein MSPCPVSENKRYLCVGANCSTHRSALATNKQMEIALFSPSSLFSEEDDHTATREEAISETQETYVERKHQFPGMELVVREFSFHQLNANLLWPGTFAFAEWLVQNRSCIEGRHAIELGSGTGALAIFLRKMYNLDITTSDYADQEIEDNIAHNCRSNEIPVIPHIKHTWGEKFPNTDPDWDLIIASDILLYVKQYANLIQTISFLLKCYKPRDRKVVPPPGNDAGCIVLPWPAFLMSWRRRIGKEDEQLFFNGCEKAGLDVQHLGSRVYCIKPIGNDG, encoded by the exons ATGTCTCCGTGTCCTGTctccgaaaacaaacgctacctatgtGTTGGTGCTAACTGTTCCACTCACCGATCGGCGTTGGCAACTAACAAACAAATGGAAATTGCTCTCTTCTCTCCATCGTCACTCTTCTCCGAAGAAGATGATCACACTGCTACTC GGGAGGAAGCAATATCAGAGACTCAGGAAACCTACGTTGAGAGGAAGCACCAGTTTCCTGGAATG GAGTTGGTTGTCCGAGAATTTTCCTTTCATCAACTGAATGCAAATTTACTCTGGCCAGGGACATTTGCATTTGCAGAATGGCTAGTTCAGAACAGATCATGCATTGAAGGACGTCATGCCATCGAGTTGGGAAG TGGCACAGGTGCTTTGGCTATATTTCTCCGAAAAATGTATAATCTTGATATTACGACTTCAGACTATGCTGATCAAGAAATAGAGGATAACATAGCTCACAATTGCAGGTCAAATGAAATACCTGTCATTCCACACATAAAGC ATACTTGGGGAGAAAAGTTTCCAAATACTGATCCTGACTGGGATCTGATCATTGCTAGTGATATCTTATTGT ATGTTAAACAGTATGCAAATTTGATACAAaccatttcatttcttctcaagTGTTACAAGCCAAGGGATAGGAAAGTGGTTCCTCCACCAGGGAATGATG CAGGTTGTATAGTGTTACCATGGCCAGCCTTTTTAATGAGCTGGAGACGTCGAATCGGGAAGGAAGACGAACAGCTTTTCTTCAATGGTTGCGAGAAGGCAGGTTTGGATGTGCAGCATCTCGGATCCCGTGTATATTGCATCAAGCCTATAGGTAATGATggatga
- the LOC112750269 gene encoding protein N-terminal and lysine N-methyltransferase efm7 isoform X2, which translates to MSPCPVSENKRYLCVGANCSTHRSALATNKQMEIALFSPSSLFSEEDDHTATREEAISETQETYVERKHQFPGMELVVREFSFHQLNANLLWPGTFAFAEWLVQNRSCIEGRHAIELGSGTGALAIFLRKMYNLDITTSDYADQEIEDNIAHNCRSNEIPVIPHIKHTWGEKFPNTDPDWDLIIASDILLYVKQYANLIQTISFLLKCYKPRDRKVVPPPGNDGCIVLPWPAFLMSWRRRIGKEDEQLFFNGCEKAGLDVQHLGSRVYCIKPIGNDG; encoded by the exons ATGTCTCCGTGTCCTGTctccgaaaacaaacgctacctatgtGTTGGTGCTAACTGTTCCACTCACCGATCGGCGTTGGCAACTAACAAACAAATGGAAATTGCTCTCTTCTCTCCATCGTCACTCTTCTCCGAAGAAGATGATCACACTGCTACTC GGGAGGAAGCAATATCAGAGACTCAGGAAACCTACGTTGAGAGGAAGCACCAGTTTCCTGGAATG GAGTTGGTTGTCCGAGAATTTTCCTTTCATCAACTGAATGCAAATTTACTCTGGCCAGGGACATTTGCATTTGCAGAATGGCTAGTTCAGAACAGATCATGCATTGAAGGACGTCATGCCATCGAGTTGGGAAG TGGCACAGGTGCTTTGGCTATATTTCTCCGAAAAATGTATAATCTTGATATTACGACTTCAGACTATGCTGATCAAGAAATAGAGGATAACATAGCTCACAATTGCAGGTCAAATGAAATACCTGTCATTCCACACATAAAGC ATACTTGGGGAGAAAAGTTTCCAAATACTGATCCTGACTGGGATCTGATCATTGCTAGTGATATCTTATTGT ATGTTAAACAGTATGCAAATTTGATACAAaccatttcatttcttctcaagTGTTACAAGCCAAGGGATAGGAAAGTGGTTCCTCCACCAGGGAATGATG GTTGTATAGTGTTACCATGGCCAGCCTTTTTAATGAGCTGGAGACGTCGAATCGGGAAGGAAGACGAACAGCTTTTCTTCAATGGTTGCGAGAAGGCAGGTTTGGATGTGCAGCATCTCGGATCCCGTGTATATTGCATCAAGCCTATAGGTAATGATggatga